ATAGCGAGGATAGGATGGCTCCCCGACTCCTTCGGGTTCTCAGCCCAACTACCCCAGCTATTAAGAAAAGCTGGTTTAGAAGTATTCGTAACCCATAAGCTTATGTGGAATGATACCAATAAGTTTCCACACACCCTCTTCCAATGGGAGGGTTTAGACGGTACGAGAATCCCAGTCCACATAATATCTGTAACTTACAACGGTGAAGCTACAGTTGAAGAAATACTTAGGGTTTGGGAGAACCACATCGAGAAGAATTATGGGGCAGCCATTCATACTGTAGGATATGGAAATGGAGGTGGAGGACCTAACGTCTTTATAGCTGAAAGACTATTATGGATTAATAAACTACCTTCAACACCTAGAGTAAAGTACAATTTAGCAGACGAAGACTACGTGAAGTACGTGAAAGAATTATCTCAGAAGCTCCCGGTGTGGAAGGGTGAAATGTACGTTGAAACACACAGGGGAACTTACACAACTAACCATAAGATTAAGGAGTTAGTATCAAGGCTTGAAAGATGTCTTAGAACCACAGAGATCTGGGCCACTATCTCCTGGATTGAAAACCATGCACGTTACCCTAGGGAATCTCTTAGTGAAATCTGGGAGAAGCTCTTGAGGAGCCAGTTCCATGATGTTCTACCAGGTTCAGCAAACTTTGAAGCATACCAGGAGGCTTATAAAGACCTCGAGGAAGCTCTGCAGAAATGCGAGGAGACACTAAGAAGAACGCTCTACACGTTTAGCGGGCCGGAGGATCCTAGTGGAAAGTACATATATGTATTCAACTCTCTACCATGGACTAGACGAGAAGTAATCACACTACCTAGAGGTACATATGTGTCGAAAAACCTGAAGGTCGCAGGCGCACAGAGCATTGGGGAAAACACTGTAATTGAAATAGAGGTACCAGGTATAGGTTACGGTGTCCTCGAGAAAACATCTAGTGAGCCTGCAGTCCAAGAGGGACCTGTAAAAGTTCAAAGAGAACCCGGTAGAATAATATTAAGTAACGAGTTCATTGATGTCTTCGTGTATAGTGATGGAAGTATCTCTCTAGTAAGCAGGGAGTTGAAATGGGAAGCTATAGGGAGAGGAAGCCTGCAGCTTAAAGCACACCAGGATAAGCCAGGTCTATTCGATGCATGGGATATTGAAAAGAGTTCTCTCGAAGACCCTGGTGTACCGTTAAGACCTCTCGGCGAGCCGAGAGTAGTACTAGAAGGCCCATTAATAGCCTGTGTTGAAATCCCACTAGGATTCAAAAACTCTAAGGTAAACATGAACGTGTGCCTAAAAGGCTCATCTAAACTACTAGAAGTTAAGATGAATGTAAATTGGAATACAAGAGGATATCTCCTCAAGTTATGGATGAAACCATCAATAAACTCCGATAAAATACAATGCGAAATACCATTCGGTGTTCTAGAACGGGCTTTAAAACCACAGAGCAAGTGGGATGAAGCGAAATATGAATTCCCAGTCCTCAGATGGATCGATATATCAGATGGTTCTAAAGGACTTGCAGTAATCTCCACCATTAAACACGGGTATTCCCCCAGAGAAGACTGGATCGGGCTTACAATAGCTAAATCACCGTTATTCCCAGACCCCTACTCCAACCTCGAACCATTCAATGTTGAAGTATACCTCTACGCTCATGAAGGAGACTACAGGAAGGGTGAAGTATATAGAAGAGCATACGAGGTATGGGATAAACTCGAGGTTAAAGCATCTCATAAACCACCCTCAGAGTACGTGAAAACCTATGTTTCCGTGGAAAGTGGTAGCGCCTTGATAGAAGCCCTGAAAAAAGCTGAGAGTGGAGAAAGCCTTATAATGAGAATATATGATGCTACTGGAACTGCAAATGAAACTGAAATAAAGCTATGGAAAGCTTTCAGCATTAGTGAAGCGGATCTCCTCGAAGAACCCTTAAGCTCTCAGGAATACAGCGGAGGAAAATTGCGATTACATCTAAAGGGATTCGAAGTAAAAACTCTTAGATTAACCCCTTCATAATTTTTGAAAACCATAATTCTTGTATAACGTAAATGTATGGAATTATAGATCAAAATAGATTATATGAGTATATATGGTACGGAATTCTACATAGAAAAATTTAAATACTGCTGAACCATACTTTATATTGAATGGGTGAAGTAATGACTACACATAGAATTACAAAAGCTATAATTCCTCTGATACTATTAGTATCAACACTACTAACACCCATGATATCACTAATAGCAGTTGGACAGGAAATACCAATACCACTACCACCCGGCGTCACAGCTAAGAGAGGAGACATCCTCATTGTGGAAAACCATTATGGAACATTCACAGACCCCGATAACTTCAATTACTTAATTCCTGGAAGACCGGGTTTCGGAGCTTCCGGCTTCTCCCAGGTGTGTGCAGGGTTCCTTTGGTACATTAATACAACTAACAGCGAGCTGATCAACTGGCTGGCAGCCAGTCCACCCGAGTACTCCTCAGACTATAAGACCATGACAATCTATCTGAGAAAAGGATTATACTGGAATGATGGCCACCCATTCACAGCTGATGACGTAGTATTCACCATTAATCTCTACAAGAATACTCCAGGTCTAGTTCCCAATCCAGCTTATAAGGAATGGATTGATAGGGTAGAAAAAGTAGATGACTATACCGTGAAGATATACCTCAGTAAACCTAGTCCTAAACTACACATAATACTCTTCACAGTAACAATATATGGCGGCCCCTCAAACGTTATTCTCCCCAAGCACGTATGGGAGGGGCAAGACCCACTTAAATTCAAATTCTATCCACCGGTGTGCATAGGGCCATATAATCTAAAAGCCATAGATCCCGGTGGAAACTGGTTCCTCTGGGAGAGATATGAGGACTGGTGGGGCACTAAACTCTATGGAATGAAACCCGGTCCCAAGTACGTCTTATTCCTGCATCCCGGGCCTGAAGAGAAGAAGGCCCTAGCAATGGTTAACCATCAATTAGACTGCATAAGAACATTCCTTCCAGAAAACTTCGATATAGTATGGAAGAATAATCCATATCTAGGTGGATACTATGGAATGAAAGCACCATATGCCTTCCCATACGATGCCTGTGTTAAAGGTATAGCGTTCAATGTCCTGAAATATCCATTCAATATAACTGAGGTTAGAAGAGCTTTAACTTTCGCTATAAACTTCGAAAATATCTATGAGGCATTCAAAGGACCCGATGGCTCTCTACCAGTTCCCGCAGCACTGCCAGTTGTACCCACTCCATTAGCAGTGGAATTATATTATAAGCCTTTAGAAGGAGAATTAGTGAAACTAGGCTATGATCCTGAAACCAAATGGTGGAAGTATGATCCCCAATTAGCTGAGCAGTTATTAACAAGTGTGGGATTCCGGAGAGGCCCTGACGGCAAGTGGCTCTTACCCAATGGTGAGAAATGGAAGATCACGATAACAGCTCCCTCAGGCTTCGAAATGGAGAGCCAGAGAATAGCCTTCCTAGTAGCTGACCAATGGAGAGCATTCGGTATAGATGTAGATGTTGCACCTGTAGAGAGTGGCCCATTCTCGACAGCGTGGAGTAGGGGTGAATTTGAAGTTGGAGCATTCTGGCCTGGATGCTCGCTACTATCGGATCTAACCCTACATATAAATGGGTGGGCTCGCAAGTACTTTGACCCGGGTGCACCTAGCGTTGGATGGTCAGACTATAACTTCTCGAAGAAAGCCGAACTAGATAAAATAATAGATGAGATGGAGATGCTACCATCCACGGATCCCAAGGTCATAGAGCTCGGGAGACAAGCTCTACTCATCTGGGCTGAGCAATTGCCATGGGTAGGATTCTTCCCAACACCATTCTACACTGTTAACGATAACTACGTGTGGACTAACTGGCCGTATTATCCAGACAACTACTACATGGATCCAGTATACTGGTGGGCTCAGATGCTCTTCATTATTCTAAGGCTTCAGCCAACAGGTAGGGTAGACCACTTATATCCCAATGAACCAGGGACTCCTCCAACCTCTAGCTGGCCTCCCATTAAAGCACCAACCACCACGACACCAGGCACTCCGGCAGGAACGGTGACTGTCACTCGAACCATAATTACCACGACTACAACTGCTGTGACTACCCCTGTAACTGTTCCTACACTAGATACTACTACTGTGACTGTTGTAGCCATAATAGCATTAATAATAGGTTTAGCTGTAGGCTGGGTTATTGCAAGAAGACGGTGAAGGTGATTCTAAATGAATGCTTTTTTAAAATACATATTCATGAGGTTTATTTACTTCCTTATAACCATTATATCAGCCTTTAGTATTACATTTATTCTCCTTAGATTTATGCCTGTTGATGCAGTCGAAAATATAGTTGCCATGATGACAGCTCAAGGACAGGTAGTGGACCCCGAAGCTTTAAAGATCCTTAGGAGGCAACTCTACGAGCTATTTGGTCTTACAGGTACTATTTGGGATCAATACTTGAAGTTTCTAAGAAGCGCCTTTACATTTGACTTCGGGCCGTCAATTATGAGTTTTCCTACCCCTGTAGTCGAATTAATAGAAGAACGTCTCCCATATACTCTCTGGCTTCTCGGTACATCAATTATAATTTCATGGGTCCTCGGGAATATCATAGGCATGATAGCCTCTCTAAAAGAGGACTCAATAGCTTCAAAAATCCTGCAGAGTATAGCTGTAACACTCTACCCTATACCATACTACATTCTAGCATTACTCCTCGTATTTCTCTTCATATTCAAGATACCACTATTCCCTCTTGTAAGCTCGTTCGCAATAAGTCTCAACACTATCCCTGAGATGCTAAGGGCTACGACGCTTCCAGCTCTCTCAATAATATTGATAAGTGCATTGGGATGGTGGTTCCTTAGCTCTAGAGCTTTAACACTAAGGGTTTTATCCGAGGATTATGTTAGGTATGCCGTTATAAGAGCCCTCCCTGAAAAGAGAATTATTGGAAGATACGTATTTAGAAACATACTTACACCACAGGTGACTGCTCTAGGGCTTTCACTTGGACAGATATTTAGTGGTGCACTTCTCACAGAAGTTGTATTCGCTTATCCAGGGATTGGCCAGCTACTCTACAGGTCTGTTATGACAGGCGATATCCCAACAGCAATAGGTATTGTCACGCTCTCAATCTATGCTACAGCCCTGGCTACTTTCATACTCGATGTGATCTACGTTTTCATAGATCCTAGAGTACGGTTGAGGTGAAGATGTTGACTTTAAAACTTTATCTTGTAAATCTAATGAGAACTTCCGCTAGTATATATAGGTCAAGCTTGAAATTCAGAGCGGGACTTATATTGTTTTTAATTTTAATACTATTCGCCTTAATCTCTCTATTCGCTCCTCCCGGATTTGAAAGATGGTTCAAGTACCCGAAGGATGCTCCTCCATCATTTTCAAGCTTAGATCTTCTCTTAGGGACTACTACAACAGGCAGGAGTGTTTTCTGGTCGGCTACGAGTGCTGTGGCAAACTCGCTGCTGATAGGCTTTACAACAGCTCTCATAGCAGCACATATAGGGCTTTTAACTGGTATCGTGGCCGGCTATAAAGGAGGGTTAATTGAGAAGCTTTTAATGACTCTAACAGATATATTTATAGTTACACCCCCGCTACCATTACAGGTAGTACTCGTCATGCTTCTTAAAAACTACATCAACATGTTTCTTATAGCACTAATTCTCTCGATATCCTCATGGCCATGGCCGGCTAGACAGGTTAGAGGGATAATGCTGAGTTTAAGAGAAAGAGAATTTATAATTACAGCTAGTTTCTCAGGACTAACTGAGTGGGAAATAGTTTTCAGGGAGATACTGCCACATGTGCTTGGATGGCACCTAGTCAACTTCACCAATACCGTGCTCTATGCTATAGGTAGTGAAGCTGGTCTTGCAATACTAGGGTTATCTATACTCCACAAGGATACCTTGGGTACAATGATATACTGGTCTGTTATAGGCTACCCCTCTCTATTCAGAGGTATTTGGTGGTGGTTTCTGACTCCAGTAATACTCATAATACTGATAATGATAAGCTTGTACTTAATTTCCATTGGTATCGCCGAATACATCGAACCTAGAAAGAAGACTAAGGGGGTAGCTTGAATGAGAGGAAACTGGATTTTAAAGCTTGAAAGCGTGAGAGGAGGGTATCAGGTAGGCTCATCCGAAAAAGACTACATAGATGCTGTAAGCAATGTAAGCCTCGAGGTTTACAATGAGGAAGTCCTCGGAATAGTTGGAGAGTCTGGTAGCGGGAAATCCACACTGGTGAAAATTATATACGGGGATTTAACCCCACCTTTAGTCGTGAAGAGTGGAAAAGTAGTATTAGATGCTAGTGAGAACCCGGTAGACATGATATCCTTAAAACCTGCAGAGAGAAGAAAACTTTGGTGGAAAACCATTAGCTACATCCCTCAGCAGTCGATGAGTGTTTTAAACCCCACGATGAGGATTAGAGATCACTTCATTGAAACACTAAAATATCATGCAGGCATGGAGAAGAATGAGGCAGTAAAGCTTATTTCAAAGCATGTTGAGGAGGTAGGGTTAACAAGAGATGTTCTCAACGCGTACCCTCATCAGTTAAGCGGTGGTATGAGGCAAAGGATAATAATAGCTCTAGCTCTCATGCTTAAGCCTAAAGTAATCATAGCGGATGAACCCACCACAGGGCTCGATGTAATCGTTCAGAGGGGAGTGCTTCAAAGCCTGCTTGAAAACGTGAGAAAGTATAAGAGCACGCTCATCATTGTCAGCCACGATATAGGCGTAATATCGATGATCACGGATAGAATCGCCGTCATGTACGCGGGGAAAATAGTCGAGGTAGGTAAAACCGAGAGGATACTGCAGAAACCGCTCCACCCCTATACTAAGGCCCTCATAGAGTCAATTCCATTAATAGGTGATAGAACTCCTAGGAAGGGATTACCGGGACTACCGCCGAATCTTAAGTCTCCTCCACCGGGATGCCGCTTCCACCCGCGGTGCCCTCTAGCTAGGGATATCTGCAGGAGGGAGGAGCCACCACTAGTAGAAGTAGAGCCAGGCCACTACGTTAAATGCTGGCTGTATTCGGAGGGTAGGAAATGACAGAGGAATCACTCCTCAAAGTAGTAAACGTGACGAAAACCTTTAGATACGGCGTAGTATTTGGATTTCAATTCAACGCGCTTGAGAACATATATCTAGAGTTAGGCAGTAATCCATCTATCTACACGATAGCAGGGGAAAGCGGCTCCGGTAAGTCAACGCTAGCAAAGATAATTCTAGGCGTGCTCGAACCCGACTCAGGTGAAGTACTCTACAAGGGTAGGAACGTGCACAAGTTGAGTAAGGATGAGAAAAAATGGTTTAGAAGAGAAGTTCAACCTATATTCCAAGACCCCTACTCGACATTCAATCCTCTCAGAGACGTCTATTCCTACCTAGTAGATACAGCGTTAAATTTAAAGATAGCCGGCGATAGAAAAGAGGCTGAGGATATAGTAGCAAAGAGCCTTGAATCCGTGGGGCTTCACCCGGAGGAAGTTAAGGGTAAGAGGCCCTCAGAGTTCTCAGGAGGACAGCTTCAGAGAGTATCAATAGCTAGAGCAATAATACCCAGGCCTAGACTTATAATTGCTGATGAGCCAGTCTCAATGCTGGATGCTTCACTTAGAACAAACATCCTCGAGATATTCAAGAAGCTTAAAGAAGAAGAGGGTATTTCCTTCATCTACATAACACACGACCTCTCAACCGCGTACTACGTGAGCAATGAGATAATGATACTACTAAGAGGGCAAACCATGGAGAGAGGCCCTGCAGAGAAAGTTTTAATCGACCCCCTCCACCCTTATGTTAAAACACTTGTAGAATCCATTCCGGAACCAAACCTCGAGAAGAAGCCATCATGGCTCTCAAAGATAAAGCTGGGAGGTATAGAGGAGAAGGAGTTCATAGTGAAAGGATGTAGATTTAGAAACAGGTGCCCACATGCATCTGAGAAATGCGAGAGAACACCACCAGAATTCTACATTAAGGATAAGGGAGTCTGGGTTCGATGCTGGCTCTACGAGAAAGAAGCCTCTCAAGTAAGACAGTAATTCAAACAGCATTCACCACGATCCAGCAAGCTTCAAGCACAAGGCTTCAATCCCCCTTCGGGTTTACCGCTGTTCTACTCTAACTTGTATGGTCACCAGGCTTAAAGATGGAAATATCATCGGGTTTCCATAGCTTCATCATCAAATATAGTACTTTCTCTCACATTAATATAAGCCTGAGATTGAAGCCTCAGTGAAGTTGGTTTCCACTAGATTCCATGACCGTTGAGTACTCGGAGCCCCGGAGACCGCTGTAGCCAACTATATACTCAGCTCTCGTGATGCACTCCAGGAATTTTTCTTCTTCACTAAGGTATGCTATGATAGTGGAATAGGCTTCTCTTCAGGAGCTGCGACTGCTCTACTGGGAAACCCTGCATAAATTAGTATCCTAGGCTACAGCTTCATACTTATACAATTCACGCTCGAACAACATGGATATTTTTACCGCATAGCTTCGCCTAAGATAATCGATACCTAAACCAGTGAGCAATTTAAATACAGCACTACTCTCGGCCTCTCTTATCAGGGGAGCCCTATACAGGTCTATCAGCGTACTTCTTTCTCTAAGTATTTTTCCTCCAAGTTTAATACCGTCCATGTAAGCCTTATGGAGCATCCTGAACACCTCTCTAGCTGAACCTGCTACTTTACTCCCTGAAATTATGGAAGCCATAGAGGGGAAAATACCTAGTAGTAGCGTCCTTAACAGTACTCTCCTCCTTAAACCTATACTTCTTATCAGGAGTTTATACTTGCTATTGCTTACTTCATTTAATACTGTATAATTCCGGGTTGCGAGATAAAGCTGCAAGGGTTTTACCCGCTTAAATGTAGATGATCTACTATGAAGGCTAGTAACTATAGGATAAGACACCACTTTGAAGCCGGTGTTCCACAATTCTAATCCTAGTAGGCAGTCATCGTAGTAGGCGAACATTTCATCATAGAATATTTTATCTTCATAGCCTGTAGCTTTCTTCAAAGCTTCAACATTATATATTGAGTAAGCGCCGTCAGCGTATGTTACATAGAATGCCTTTTTAATAGTATGCGGGTTTAAACCTTGATATAATTGATGAACCACAAGTAGTTCAGTTAGTATACCGCCTGATGTATCAATCAACCCGGTTTCCAGGTTGATGATTACCCCTTGAGCAGCTCCCACATCCCTCATAGACTCCATGTATTCTACGAGTTCTCTTAAGCTACTCTGAAGCGGTATTGCATCATTATTCAATAATACTACGTATTTGGAACCTGGATCCCGTGCCTTATAAGCTATATTATTACCTCCTGTGAACCCTAGATTTCTCTCTAATCTAATAACTTTCTTATCCACTGGGAGTTTTTCAGCGATATTTTTAACTTCCTGATAGCTGCCGTCGGTTGACCCGTTGTCAACTATTATAACCTCGTAGTTAGGGTAGTCGAGTTCTGCTACTGCTTCCAGGGACTTCTTAACGATATCCAATATCTTCATGCTATTATGGTTTAACCAGAGTATAGAGACACGTGGCCAGGTCACGATGCCCGCTCACCTGGACTACAAGAGTTTAAGGATTTAAGGGTACTCGAAGTTTACTTCTGCTTCTCTTAGTGGAGGGCACTTCTCGTCTTTACTGCTTACTACTGCTTCTCTTATAGGCCACTTCACGCCTAGCTCGGGGTCGCTCCAGTTTATGCATCTCTCGCTCTCTCTACTGTACTCTTTTGTCACGAAGTAGAGGACTAGTGTGTTGTCTTCTAGTGCCTGGAAGCCGTGGGCGAAGCCTGGAGGGATCCAGAGTAGCCGGGGCTCTTCGGCTGAAAGCTCGACCATCACGTGCTTGCCGAACCACGGGGATCCTCTTCTTATATCCACGGCTACATCGACTATTCTACCGTTTAATACTGTCACCAGCTTGCCTTGCTCCATTGGTTTAAGCTGGTAGTGTAGTCCCCTGATAACTCCCCTCTTAGATCTACTTAGATTAGCTTGAACGAACACGTAGTTTACTCCCTCCAGCATGTAGGATGAGTACTTGTATAGCTCTACGAAGAATCCTCTTTCATCCGGGAATACTACTGGCTCCACTAGAATTAAATCAGGTATTTCAAGCCTCTTGAAGCTCTTGAAGGGCATCCCCTCAACTCTACCTGCCTAGTAGTACAGTAGCCTCCTTCTTGAACTCCTTGAGCGCTAGGTTTAAATCGTAGAATGGAGTCTTAAGTATCCTTCTAGCTCTCGATGTATCCAGGCTTGAATCCCGTGGCCTCCTGGCAATCCACTTCTCTTTAAACTCATCTATTCTAGCCTCTACTACTAGACTACTAGGCAGGCTTAAGGCTTCAGCTGTAATCCTAGCGAACTCGTAGCGGCTTAACCGGGGCCCGGCTACGTGGAGCACGCCTAGAGGTTTAACCTCTACTACTTCAGCTACTGCTTCAGCTAGCAGCTTATTGTATGTTGGCGACACGTACTGGTCTACTAGGGCTTTAACCTCCTCCCCTCTACTGAGTTTCTCCACGATGTACTCTGCAAAGCTCTTCTTAGAGCCGCCTACACCATATACAGCGCTAGTCCTAATAATAGTGTAGAGGAGGTCGCTGCTCTTAACGATCTCCTCGCCTATCAGCTTTGTTAACCCATAGTAGTTTACAGGGTTAGGTGTATCATGCTCACTATACAATCCTTTCTCGCCGTCGAACACGTAGTCTGTGGAGATGTATACTACATGAGAGTTCACGACTCTAGCAGTTCTCACAATACTGCGAGTAGCTTCAACATTAATCCTCCATGCTTGAATCTTATCTCGCTCGCAGCCATCTACATCAGTGTAAGCGGCTGCGTGAACTATAACCTCTGGTTTAACCTTGAGTATAAGATCCTCTAGGTGAATCCAGTCTGTGAGATACAGAGGTACAGCTTTAATGTTCCGTGTACTGCTCTCCACGCCTGGAGTCTTATGCTCCCTGTAGACTGCTACAACCTCGTAGCCCTTCTCAGCTAGAAGCAGCGTTAGCTTGGAGCCTAGGAGCCCGCTTGCACCAGTCACTAGTACACGGGCTGCCACTCGTGTCACCTCCACGGCTCCTCCTTCTTCAAGTAGTAGTCGTCTAGAAGCGGGCGCCACCACCACTCGTTTGAAAGATACCATTCAATAGTCTTCTTTAATCCCTCAAGCCACGGTGTCCTAGGCTTCCAGCCTAAACTGCGTATTTTATCACCTGTCATCGAGTACCTGTAGTCGTGGCCTGGTCTATCCTCTGTGTAGTGTATCAGTGTCTCAGGCTTACCCATTAGCCTTAAGATATCTTTCACCACCTCGATATTCTTCTTCTCGTTGCCTCCGGGTACATTATAGATTTCTCCAGTCCTCCCCTTACTGATGATTATTTCTAAAGCTTCAGCGAAGTCTTCAACGTAGAGCCAGTCTCTAATCTGGCTTCCACCACCGTATACTGGTATAGGCTTACCGCTGAGTGCTCTAATGATTACTCGTGGAATAAGCTTCTCAGGATACTGGTACGGCCCGTAGTTGTTTGAAGGCCTCACTATTATAGCTGGGATCCGATAGGTCCTCCAGTAGGCTGCTATCAGCAGGTCGCCGGCAGCCTTGCTAGCAGAGTAGGGGCTACTCGGCTGTAGCTTCTCCTCCTCGCTTGCCGGCGGCAGGTTTAAGCGGTCCCCGTAGACTTCATCAGTGCTTATGTGAATGAGGAGGGGTATTTCAAGTCTTCTAGTTGCCTCGAGGAGCTGGAAGACGCCTTTAATATTAGTCTCAATGAATGGAGCTGGGTCAACTATACTGCGGTCGACGTGTGTTTCAGCTGCAAAGTTTACTACTACGTCAGGCTTGAATTCTCTTAGAGTCTTCGAGAGCATCTCGCTGTCAACGATATCTCCTTTAATGAAGGTGAGGCGTTTATCCTCGAGTAGTCCAGCTAGGTTCTCCAGCCGTCCAGCATAAGTGAGCTTATCGTAGACTAGGATAACTGTATCCTTATTCTTTTTAAGCATGTAGCGCACGAAGTTGCTGCCTATGAAGCCTGCTCCACCAGTCACGTAGAGCCTCATGCTTAATGCCTCCTACAAGTCTACTCTAGACTTCTCTCCAATGATAAACCGGTGTCCTCTGGGGATACTGTTGCCTGAGCTCACTACGGCTTCAGCTCCAATAATGCTTTCAACTATTCTACCAGCATTTTCTAGTCTTGCTCCATCCATTACTATACTATTCTCTACCTCAACACTCCTCAATACAACATTCTGCCCTATGCTAGTATACGGCCCCACATAGCTGTTCTCACCGAGGATACTGCCCCGCCCTATGTAGGCTGGCCCTCTTACTACAGCACTCGAGGCTACCTGTACTCCCTCCTCTACTACTACACGGCCTTCGATGACTGCGCCGGGTTCAACAATACCTTTAATCACTGTCTCCTTGACTCTCTCATCTAGTAGAAGCCTGTTTGCATCGAGTATATCCTGGGGTGTGCCAGTATCCTTCCACCAGCCTTTCACAATAGCGTAGTCTACGCGGAGACCCCAGTCTAATAGCTTCTGGATTGCATCAGTGATCTCCAGCTCGCCCCTCCAGCTAGGCTTAAGCTCCTCAATAGCCTTAAA
This genomic stretch from Desulfurococcus sp. harbors:
- a CDS encoding glycosyltransferase family 2 protein: MKILDIVKKSLEAVAELDYPNYEVIIVDNGSTDGSYQEVKNIAEKLPVDKKVIRLERNLGFTGGNNIAYKARDPGSKYVVLLNNDAIPLQSSLRELVEYMESMRDVGAAQGVIINLETGLIDTSGGILTELLVVHQLYQGLNPHTIKKAFYVTYADGAYSIYNVEALKKATGYEDKIFYDEMFAYYDDCLLGLELWNTGFKVVSYPIVTSLHSRSSTFKRVKPLQLYLATRNYTVLNEVSNSKYKLLIRSIGLRRRVLLRTLLLGIFPSMASIISGSKVAGSAREVFRMLHKAYMDGIKLGGKILRERSTLIDLYRAPLIREAESSAVFKLLTGLGIDYLRRSYAVKISMLFERELYKYEAVA
- the rfbC gene encoding dTDP-4-dehydrorhamnose 3,5-epimerase; amino-acid sequence: MPFKSFKRLEIPDLILVEPVVFPDERGFFVELYKYSSYMLEGVNYVFVQANLSRSKRGVIRGLHYQLKPMEQGKLVTVLNGRIVDVAVDIRRGSPWFGKHVMVELSAEEPRLLWIPPGFAHGFQALEDNTLVLYFVTKEYSRESERCINWSDPELGVKWPIREAVVSSKDEKCPPLREAEVNFEYP
- the rfbD gene encoding dTDP-4-dehydrorhamnose reductase, with the protein product MVAPASRRLLLEEGGAVEVTRVAARVLVTGASGLLGSKLTLLLAEKGYEVVAVYREHKTPGVESSTRNIKAVPLYLTDWIHLEDLILKVKPEVIVHAAAYTDVDGCERDKIQAWRINVEATRSIVRTARVVNSHVVYISTDYVFDGEKGLYSEHDTPNPVNYYGLTKLIGEEIVKSSDLLYTIIRTSAVYGVGGSKKSFAEYIVEKLSRGEEVKALVDQYVSPTYNKLLAEAVAEVVEVKPLGVLHVAGPRLSRYEFARITAEALSLPSSLVVEARIDEFKEKWIARRPRDSSLDTSRARRILKTPFYDLNLALKEFKKEATVLLGR
- the rfbB gene encoding dTDP-glucose 4,6-dehydratase — its product is MRLYVTGGAGFIGSNFVRYMLKKNKDTVILVYDKLTYAGRLENLAGLLEDKRLTFIKGDIVDSEMLSKTLREFKPDVVVNFAAETHVDRSIVDPAPFIETNIKGVFQLLEATRRLEIPLLIHISTDEVYGDRLNLPPASEEEKLQPSSPYSASKAAGDLLIAAYWRTYRIPAIIVRPSNNYGPYQYPEKLIPRVIIRALSGKPIPVYGGGSQIRDWLYVEDFAEALEIIISKGRTGEIYNVPGGNEKKNIEVVKDILRLMGKPETLIHYTEDRPGHDYRYSMTGDKIRSLGWKPRTPWLEGLKKTIEWYLSNEWWWRPLLDDYYLKKEEPWR